One Thiocapsa bogorovii DNA segment encodes these proteins:
- a CDS encoding mannose-1-phosphate guanylyltransferase/mannose-6-phosphate isomerase, producing MPLQPVILSGGSGTRLWPLSREAYPKQFLALTSEHTMLQETVRRLDGLDEEHPRQAVGQIDPIVVCNESHRFLVAEQFRVMGRRPAEIILEPKGRNTAPALSLAALAAIRGGSDPVLLVMPADHTIRNEVGFRAAVADACLIAREGAVVTFGIVPSKPETGYGYIRQGPAYEVDGLAGNAYLLNGFVEKPDVETAEGYLESGQYLWNSGIFVLRASLWLGLIERFRPDIAQAVADAFEAATHDGDFLRLDAEHFGACPGDSIDYAVMEPLARDTGGAGPPAVVVPLDVGWSDVGAWSALWEVRDQDAAGNVLDGDAFVHDARNNLLIAHHRMLAAVGVEDLIVVETPDAVLVVSKEHAQDVKAVTQFLQHEQRNEYRHHQRVHRPWGSYEAIGQGPRYQVKRLIVKPGESLSLQMHHHRAEHWIVVSGTARVTCDEKAFLLTENQSTYIPVGSSHRLENPGTIMLELIEVQSGGYLGEDDIVRFEDRYNRGAKETH from the coding sequence ATGCCACTACAACCCGTCATTCTCTCCGGCGGCTCGGGAACGCGGCTGTGGCCGCTCTCGCGCGAGGCCTACCCGAAGCAGTTCTTGGCGCTCACCAGCGAGCACACCATGCTGCAGGAGACGGTGCGCCGGCTCGACGGGCTCGACGAGGAGCACCCGCGCCAAGCCGTTGGCCAGATCGATCCCATCGTGGTCTGCAACGAGTCGCACCGCTTCCTGGTTGCCGAGCAGTTTCGCGTGATGGGTCGTCGTCCGGCCGAGATCATCCTTGAGCCAAAGGGACGCAATACTGCACCGGCGCTGAGTCTGGCGGCGCTGGCGGCGATCCGAGGCGGGAGCGATCCGGTCCTGCTGGTGATGCCGGCCGACCATACCATCCGCAACGAGGTCGGTTTCCGAGCGGCCGTCGCCGATGCCTGCTTGATTGCGCGCGAAGGCGCCGTTGTCACGTTCGGGATCGTTCCGAGCAAGCCCGAGACGGGCTACGGATACATCCGGCAGGGTCCGGCTTACGAGGTCGACGGTCTCGCCGGGAACGCCTATCTGCTCAACGGCTTTGTCGAAAAGCCGGATGTCGAGACGGCCGAGGGCTATCTAGAATCCGGCCAATACCTCTGGAACAGTGGCATTTTCGTCTTGCGCGCATCGCTCTGGCTGGGGTTGATCGAGCGGTTCCGTCCGGATATCGCGCAAGCCGTGGCGGACGCCTTCGAGGCGGCGACCCACGACGGGGACTTTCTCCGTCTGGATGCCGAACACTTCGGTGCCTGTCCGGGCGACTCGATCGACTATGCCGTGATGGAGCCCCTGGCACGGGACACCGGGGGTGCCGGTCCGCCCGCGGTCGTCGTGCCCTTGGATGTCGGCTGGTCCGACGTCGGCGCCTGGTCGGCGCTCTGGGAGGTGCGCGATCAGGATGCGGCCGGCAATGTGCTCGACGGCGATGCCTTCGTCCACGACGCTCGCAACAATCTCTTGATTGCCCACCACCGGATGCTGGCCGCCGTCGGGGTCGAGGACCTGATCGTGGTCGAGACACCGGATGCCGTCCTGGTCGTGTCCAAAGAGCATGCGCAGGACGTCAAGGCGGTGACCCAATTCCTACAGCACGAGCAGCGCAACGAGTATCGCCACCACCAGCGGGTCCATCGTCCCTGGGGGTCTTACGAGGCCATCGGGCAGGGGCCGCGCTACCAAGTCAAGCGACTGATCGTGAAGCCGGGCGAATCGCTGTCGTTACAGATGCACCATCATCGGGCCGAGCACTGGATCGTCGTCTCCGGGACTGCGCGTGTGACCTGCGACGAGAAGGCGTTCCTGCTCACCGAGAATCAGTCGACCTATATCCCGGTCGGCTC
- a CDS encoding inositol monophosphatase family protein codes for MKPDPNLIGDILREAAATEIMPRFHSILAERKADGSLVTEADFATQARIVEAIAREFPETPLLGEEMSAEDQGRLLTETDTGVWILDPLDGTGNYASGFPGFSISLAFVERGQVTLGVIFDPVRDECFSAVRGCGATLNGESIRPFAPGPKLSDCLAMIDMKRLPPERIPALFRPGGFRSQRNLGSVALDWCWLAAGRYQLYLHGGQKLWDYAAGHLIASEAGAASRLYADRGATEATDFSLSPRLAVAASDDALLQRWLDFVDLPMRSA; via the coding sequence ATGAAACCCGACCCGAACCTGATCGGCGACATCCTGCGCGAAGCCGCAGCCACCGAGATCATGCCGCGCTTTCACAGCATCCTCGCCGAGAGGAAGGCCGACGGCAGCCTTGTCACCGAGGCGGATTTCGCGACCCAGGCACGGATCGTCGAGGCCATCGCACGGGAGTTTCCGGAAACGCCGCTGTTGGGCGAAGAGATGTCCGCCGAAGATCAAGGCCGTCTCCTCACCGAGACCGACACCGGCGTCTGGATCCTGGATCCGCTCGACGGCACCGGCAACTACGCCAGCGGCTTCCCCGGCTTTTCGATCTCCCTGGCCTTCGTCGAGCGCGGACAGGTCACCCTGGGCGTCATCTTCGACCCGGTGCGCGACGAGTGCTTCTCCGCCGTACGCGGGTGTGGTGCGACGCTGAACGGCGAGTCCATCCGCCCCTTCGCCCCCGGTCCGAAGCTCAGTGATTGCCTGGCGATGATCGACATGAAACGTCTCCCGCCCGAGCGCATCCCCGCGCTGTTTCGGCCCGGCGGCTTTCGCTCCCAGAGAAACCTCGGATCGGTCGCGCTGGATTGGTGCTGGTTGGCCGCCGGCCGTTACCAGCTCTATCTCCATGGCGGCCAAAAACTCTGGGACTATGCCGCCGGGCACCTGATCGCATCCGAGGCCGGGGCTGCGTCGCGACTCTACGCCGACCGAGGCGCCACGGAGGCCACCGACTTCAGCCTGTCCCCCAGACTTGCCGTCGCGGCGTCCGACGACGCGCTGCTGCAACGCTGGCTCGACTTCGTCGACCTGCCGATGCGTTCGGCCTGA
- a CDS encoding tetratricopeptide repeat protein yields MTEEITDLDMALSSGITAFEYKQFSRAAGLLSPLAEQGIPDAQYRIAIMAQNGLGMLPNPLLAYTSMKRAAEAGLALAQHGLAFMYMEGECTDKNPEKAVHWFKKAAEQGLVGSLTTLAMMYEQGHGVEKDLDEANRLYRLAGFDER; encoded by the coding sequence ATGACCGAAGAGATCACCGACCTTGACATGGCCCTGTCGAGCGGCATTACCGCCTTCGAATACAAACAATTCTCGCGCGCCGCGGGCCTCCTTTCGCCGCTCGCCGAGCAGGGGATCCCAGACGCCCAATATCGAATCGCCATCATGGCCCAGAACGGTCTCGGCATGCTGCCCAACCCACTGCTGGCCTACACCTCCATGAAGCGCGCGGCCGAAGCCGGCCTCGCCCTCGCCCAGCACGGGCTCGCCTTCATGTACATGGAAGGCGAATGCACCGACAAGAATCCGGAAAAGGCCGTGCATTGGTTCAAGAAGGCTGCCGAGCAAGGTCTCGTCGGCTCCCTGACCACGCTCGCCATGATGTACGAGCAAGGCCACGGCGTGGAGAAGGATCTCGACGAGGCTAACCGGCTCTATCGGCTTGCCGGTTTCGACGAACGTTGA
- a CDS encoding tyrosine-type recombinase/integrase, whose amino-acid sequence MASITEHSTSTGAKRYRVEIRLKGYPAQCQTFERKTDARRWASQTEAAIREGRHFKTAEAKKHTLADLIDRYTRDVLPRPPRKSKRPRGERSKQIIKAQLEWWKAELGAYTLADVTPAKIVEARDKLARSTKRDGTTFSPSTVVRYMAPLSHAFGIAVREWGWLDDSPMRKVDRPSEPDGRVRFLSGEERTALLNACTESKNPWLYIVVLLALSTGMRKGELTNLRWPDLDLPNRRITLRETKNGEIRVVPLAGPALEALKAHAKVRRLDTDLVFPAPAKPPKAVKPMDFRAAWEAALKRAEITDFHFHDLRHTTASYLAMNGASLAEIAEVLGHKTLAMVKRYAHLSEAHTAGVVERMNRAIFGEG is encoded by the coding sequence ATGGCAAGCATCACGGAACACAGCACCAGCACCGGCGCCAAGAGATACCGCGTCGAGATTCGCCTGAAGGGCTACCCGGCTCAGTGCCAGACCTTCGAGCGAAAGACCGACGCCCGGCGATGGGCGAGCCAGACGGAAGCCGCGATCCGCGAGGGACGGCACTTCAAAACAGCCGAAGCCAAGAAACACACACTCGCCGACCTGATCGACCGCTACACCCGCGACGTGCTGCCGAGACCCCCTCGCAAGTCCAAGCGCCCGCGCGGGGAGCGAAGCAAGCAAATCATTAAGGCGCAGCTCGAATGGTGGAAGGCAGAACTCGGCGCCTACACCCTCGCCGACGTGACGCCCGCCAAGATCGTCGAGGCCCGCGACAAGCTCGCCAGATCCACCAAGCGCGACGGCACGACCTTCTCGCCCTCTACCGTGGTCCGCTACATGGCCCCGCTATCCCATGCCTTCGGGATCGCGGTTCGCGAATGGGGATGGCTGGACGATTCGCCGATGCGAAAGGTAGACCGGCCGTCCGAACCGGACGGCCGCGTCCGATTCCTGTCCGGCGAGGAGCGCACCGCCCTCCTGAACGCCTGTACCGAATCCAAGAACCCTTGGCTCTACATCGTCGTTCTTCTCGCCCTGTCCACCGGCATGCGCAAGGGTGAACTGACGAATCTGCGCTGGCCGGACCTGGATCTCCCGAATCGACGGATCACCCTGCGCGAAACCAAGAACGGCGAGATCCGCGTCGTGCCGTTGGCCGGCCCTGCGCTTGAGGCACTGAAAGCACATGCCAAGGTCCGCCGCCTGGATACCGATCTCGTGTTTCCAGCCCCGGCGAAGCCCCCGAAGGCCGTCAAGCCGATGGATTTCCGGGCGGCGTGGGAAGCGGCACTGAAGCGCGCCGAGATCACCGATTTCCACTTCCATGACTTGCGCCACACCACGGCTTCCTACCTCGCCATGAACGGCGCGAGCCTCGCCGAGATCGCGGAAGTCTTGGGACACAAGACCCTCGCCATGGTGAAGCGTTACGCGCACCTCTCCGAAGCCCATACGGCCGGCGTGGTCGAGCGGATGAACCGCGCGATCTTCGGGGAGGGTTGA
- a CDS encoding type I restriction-modification system subunit M has protein sequence MAEMTGSGTSLADFIWKNAEDLWGDFKHTDFGKVILPFTLLRRLECVLEPTRAEVREAYLTHRDSGMALDQILPGISGFPFYNTSEYSLATLGGTKTRQNLQDYIARFSDNARVIFEQFEFGNTLTRLDKAGLLFRICRNFATIDLHPDAVPDRVMSNIYEHLIRRFGAEVNEGAEDFMTPRDVVHLATTLVLDPDDALFESTPGLIRTLYDPACGTGGFLTDAMNHVADHGSRFQVPPALIPHGQELEPETHAVCLTAMLLRTLETDPGRDLSQNIKLGSTLSDDQFPGERFHYCLANPPFGKKWEKDQKDVTREHREKGYAGRFGPGLPRINDGSMLFLQHLASKMECPEHGGGRVAIVLSGSPLFNGGAGSGESEIRRWLLEHDLVEAIVALPTEIFFRTGIGTYLWILSNRKPVERIEKVQLINATDLWTSIRNEGNKRRIVSPEQIREIADVYAAAETRGISRMLDYRTFGYRRIKVLRPLRMVLSIDEERLPRLHVANAWLKLSDEQRRTWEAALKPHLGQEYPFLWAESFVGEVTSICSAAGKVGKPFVKTLIDVFGKKDPNGDPVRRPNGVLIPDPDSTDYENVPLGQDIEDYLSREVLPHVPDAYIDEDFLDEKDGQIGRVGYEINFNRFFYRYERPRPLEEIDADLKQVEAEIAELLGEVTT, from the coding sequence ATGGCGGAAATGACAGGCTCGGGGACGTCCTTGGCGGACTTCATTTGGAAAAACGCCGAGGATCTCTGGGGGGATTTCAAGCACACGGATTTCGGCAAGGTTATCCTGCCCTTTACCCTGCTCCGGCGTTTGGAATGCGTGCTGGAACCCACTCGGGCGGAAGTGCGCGAGGCGTATCTGACGCATCGGGACAGTGGTATGGCCCTGGACCAGATCTTACCCGGTATCTCGGGTTTCCCTTTTTACAACACCTCTGAGTACTCCCTGGCGACATTGGGCGGTACCAAGACGCGTCAAAATCTCCAGGACTATATTGCCCGTTTTTCGGACAACGCCCGCGTCATCTTTGAGCAGTTCGAGTTTGGAAACACCTTGACGCGCTTGGACAAGGCGGGGCTCCTCTTCAGGATCTGCCGGAATTTCGCGACGATCGACCTGCATCCCGATGCGGTCCCCGATCGGGTCATGAGCAATATTTACGAGCACCTGATCCGTCGCTTCGGCGCCGAGGTCAACGAAGGCGCCGAGGACTTCATGACGCCCCGCGATGTGGTCCACCTGGCCACCACACTCGTGCTGGACCCGGACGACGCCCTGTTCGAGTCAACGCCGGGTCTCATTCGGACCCTCTACGATCCGGCCTGCGGGACAGGCGGCTTTCTCACCGACGCCATGAACCATGTCGCCGATCACGGCAGCCGCTTCCAGGTGCCGCCAGCGCTCATTCCACACGGACAGGAACTTGAACCCGAGACCCATGCCGTTTGCCTGACGGCCATGCTGCTGCGTACCCTGGAGACCGATCCAGGGCGCGATCTGTCGCAGAACATCAAGCTCGGCAGCACGCTCTCCGACGATCAGTTTCCCGGCGAGCGCTTTCATTATTGTCTTGCCAATCCTCCCTTCGGTAAGAAGTGGGAGAAAGATCAAAAGGATGTCACGCGGGAGCACAGGGAGAAGGGCTACGCCGGCCGCTTCGGTCCCGGCCTGCCGCGCATCAACGACGGCTCCATGCTGTTCCTGCAGCACCTGGCCAGCAAGATGGAGTGCCCCGAGCACGGCGGCGGGCGCGTGGCGATCGTGCTGTCAGGGTCACCACTGTTCAACGGCGGAGCGGGTTCCGGCGAGTCCGAGATCCGGCGCTGGCTGCTGGAGCACGACCTGGTGGAGGCCATTGTCGCTCTTCCCACGGAGATCTTCTTCCGTACCGGGATTGGCACCTACTTGTGGATCCTCTCCAACCGAAAACCGGTCGAACGAATTGAGAAGGTGCAGTTGATCAACGCCACCGACCTGTGGACCTCGATCAGGAACGAAGGCAACAAGCGGCGGATCGTTAGTCCCGAGCAGATACGCGAGATCGCCGACGTCTATGCCGCGGCCGAAACTCGCGGCATCAGCCGGATGCTCGACTATCGCACCTTCGGCTACCGGCGCATCAAGGTGCTGCGTCCGCTGCGGATGGTGCTAAGCATCGACGAAGAGCGACTTCCGCGCCTGCACGTCGCCAATGCCTGGCTGAAGTTGTCCGACGAGCAGCGAAGGACCTGGGAAGCGGCGCTCAAACCACACTTGGGTCAGGAATACCCCTTCCTCTGGGCGGAGTCGTTCGTCGGGGAGGTGACATCGATCTGTTCCGCCGCCGGCAAGGTCGGCAAGCCCTTCGTCAAAACGCTGATCGATGTCTTCGGCAAGAAGGACCCCAACGGAGATCCGGTCCGTCGGCCGAACGGCGTGCTGATTCCCGACCCCGATTCGACCGACTACGAGAACGTCCCCCTCGGCCAAGACATCGAAGACTATCTTTCCAGGGAAGTCCTGCCCCATGTGCCGGATGCCTACATCGACGAGGACTTTCTCGACGAGAAAGATGGACAAATCGGCCGGGTCGGCTATGAGATCAACTTCAACCGCTTCTTC